In Rhinatrema bivittatum chromosome 11, aRhiBiv1.1, whole genome shotgun sequence, a single window of DNA contains:
- the PPT1 gene encoding palmitoyl-protein thioesterase 1: protein MAALALPLLMAAGFAVLGSVRPSSPLPLVIWHGMGDTCCNPLSMGAIKKMVETKIPGIYVLSLEIGNSLTEDMKNSFFLNINRQVEQVCELLSKDLKLQNGYNAIGFSQGGQFLRAVAQRCPSPPMFNLISIGGQHQGVYGFPRCPGERSLFCNWIRKMLHVGAYSEVIQEHLVQAQYWHDPLNEEQYRNSSIFLADINQERKLNESYRRNLMALKTFVLVKFLKDSMVEPAESEWFGFYRPGQSKEIISLQESSLYTEDRLGLKEMDKAGQLVFLACDGDHLQFSKDWFYDNVLPFLQ from the exons ATGGCGGCGCTGGCTTTGCCTCTGCTTATGGCTGCCGGTTTCGCAGTGCTGGGCTCGGTGAGGCCGAGCTCCCCGCTGCCGCTCGTTATCTGGCACGGAATGG GTGACACCTGTTGTAATCCCTTGAGCATGGGGGCCATTAAAAAAATGGTTGAAACAAAGATACCAGGAATATATGTTTTATCGCTGGAGATTGGAAACAGCCTGACCGAG gacatgaAGAACAGTTTCTTTCTAAATATAAATCGCCAAGTGGAACAGGTGTGTGAACTGCTATCAAAAGATCTAAAACTGCAGAATGGCTATAATGCTATAGGATTTTCCCAAGGAGGCCAGTTCTT GAGAGCTGTGGCTCAGAGATGCCCTTCTCCACCAATGTTTAACTTGATTTCCATCGGAGGACAGCACCAAG GTGTATATGGCTTtccacgctgtcctggggaaagGTCTCTCTTCTGTAACTGGATTCGTAAGATGTTACATGTTGGAGCCTATTCTGAGGTTATTCAGGAGCA CTTGGTGCAAGCACAGTATTGGCACGACCCTCTAAATGAAGAGCAGTATCGCAACAGCAGCATCTTCCTGGCGGATATTAATCAGGAGAGG AAGCTCAATGAGAGCTACCGAAGGAACCTGATGGCTCTGAAAACCTTTGTTCTGGTGAAATTCCTGAAGGATTCCATGGTGGAGCCTGCAGAGTCGGAG TGGTTTGGATTTTACAGACCTGGCCAGTCTAAGGAGAttatatcactgcaggagagctcATTATACACAGAG GACCGTTTGGGATTGAAAGAAATGGATAAAGCTGGACAACTGGTCTTCCTGGCTTGTGATGGTGATCACCTGCAGTTCTCAAAGGATTGGTTCTACGACAACGTTCTGCCCTTCCTGCAGTGA